The Xanthobacter flavus genome includes a window with the following:
- a CDS encoding helix-turn-helix domain-containing protein, with protein sequence MKSVAEVKSAEQEAADYATGSGAPAAEAVTLEEALGVQVRSIRRELDLTVSDLAGAAGISVGMLSKIENGQISPSLATLQSISKALNVPLTTLFSAFEERRDCSFVRATQGVIIERRGTKVGHQYELLGHGLGGDIVVEPYLITLTEEAAPYTGFRHAGVEFIYMLSGEVLYRHADRTYHLRPGDALMFDSGAAHGPEDLIKAPMTYLSIIVYGRDRH encoded by the coding sequence ATGAAGAGCGTCGCCGAGGTGAAGAGCGCCGAGCAGGAGGCCGCCGATTATGCCACCGGCTCCGGGGCGCCGGCGGCCGAGGCGGTGACGCTGGAAGAGGCGCTGGGCGTGCAGGTGCGCTCCATCCGCCGCGAGCTGGATCTCACGGTTTCCGATCTCGCGGGCGCGGCCGGCATCTCGGTGGGCATGCTGTCGAAGATCGAGAACGGGCAGATCTCTCCGTCCCTCGCCACGCTGCAATCCATCTCCAAGGCGCTCAACGTGCCGCTCACCACGCTGTTTTCCGCCTTCGAGGAGCGGCGCGACTGCTCGTTCGTGCGGGCGACGCAAGGCGTCATCATCGAGCGGCGTGGCACCAAGGTCGGCCATCAATATGAACTGCTGGGCCACGGCCTCGGCGGCGACATCGTGGTGGAGCCCTATCTCATCACCCTGACGGAAGAGGCGGCGCCCTACACCGGCTTCCGGCACGCGGGGGTGGAGTTCATCTACATGCTCTCCGGCGAGGTGCTGTACCGCCACGCGGACCGCACCTATCACCTGCGCCCCGGCGATGCGCTGATGTTCGATTCCGGCGCGGCCCATGGCCCGGAAGACCTCATCAAGGCGCCCATGACCTATCTCTCCATCATCGTCTACGGCCGCGACCGGCACTGA
- a CDS encoding Arm DNA-binding domain-containing protein, which translates to MALADLAIRNLKPTAKPFKASDSGGLHLLVNPNGSRLWRLKYRYDGKEKLLALGAYPIVTLAKARGKRDEAKAQLADGIDPAKSRRESRIAAVATSGNTFRLVAEEYLDKVRREGRAPATLDPPPIWRTASATACIRRVCSFSPNMRRIRCSTPARRSGRRPR; encoded by the coding sequence ATGGCACTTGCCGACCTTGCCATTCGCAATCTCAAGCCCACCGCGAAGCCGTTCAAGGCATCGGACAGCGGTGGGCTGCATCTCCTCGTCAACCCGAACGGCTCGCGCCTCTGGCGGCTGAAGTACCGCTACGATGGCAAGGAGAAGCTCCTCGCCTTGGGCGCGTATCCGATCGTCACGCTCGCCAAGGCGCGCGGGAAGCGGGACGAAGCCAAGGCGCAACTGGCGGACGGCATCGATCCCGCCAAGTCCCGGCGCGAATCGCGCATTGCGGCTGTGGCCACCTCCGGCAACACGTTCCGCCTTGTCGCCGAGGAATATCTCGACAAGGTGCGGCGCGAAGGCCGTGCGCCGGCCACTCTTGATCCTCCCCCGATTTGGCGGACAGCCTCCGCGACCGCATGTATTCGGAGGGTGTGCAGCTTCTCGCCGAATATGCGCCGGATCCGCTGTTCGACGCCGGCACGCCGCAGCGGGCGCCGGCCAAGGTGA
- a CDS encoding YeeE/YedE family protein, with amino-acid sequence MDVSSPWWTALAGLAVGGVVGFAVFRARLCTFGALEDAMVGHDWRRMKVFALALGLAVLGTQALAMAGILSPDRTNYVTTALPWLGILTGGVLFGLGMALVGTCAFGSLVRLGSGDLRSLVVLLVFGAVAYATLRGIFAGIRVDGLERIALLLPAGTASDLPSIIGRLTGHDVRGILTAVAGGALVAPAFADRRLRRAGRLMTAGVMLGLGVVAGWLATTWLVDEFAHPVAPQSLTFVSPVARALFGVLFEPTSLAEFGAGSVFGVALGAFAAARLADEFRWEAFDDPREMKRHLLGAVFMGAGGILCGGCTIGQGLTAGSLFALSWPLAVAGMAVGARLGIALLMEGSLAGFVRQSVAGRFDFRNKP; translated from the coding sequence ATGGATGTTTCAAGCCCCTGGTGGACCGCGCTCGCCGGTCTCGCCGTGGGCGGGGTGGTCGGCTTCGCCGTGTTCCGCGCCCGCCTCTGCACTTTCGGCGCGCTGGAAGACGCCATGGTGGGCCATGACTGGCGCCGCATGAAGGTGTTCGCGCTCGCCCTCGGCCTCGCCGTGCTGGGCACGCAGGCCCTCGCCATGGCCGGCATTCTCAGCCCGGACCGCACCAATTACGTCACCACCGCGCTGCCGTGGCTCGGCATCCTCACCGGCGGCGTGCTGTTCGGCCTCGGCATGGCGCTGGTAGGCACCTGTGCCTTCGGCTCGCTGGTGCGCTTAGGCTCGGGCGACCTGCGCAGCCTCGTCGTGCTGCTGGTGTTCGGGGCGGTCGCCTACGCCACCCTGCGCGGCATCTTCGCCGGCATCCGGGTGGATGGGCTGGAACGCATCGCGCTTTTGCTGCCGGCCGGCACCGCAAGCGACCTGCCCTCCATCATAGGGCGCCTCACCGGGCACGATGTCCGGGGCATCCTTACCGCCGTCGCGGGCGGAGCGCTGGTGGCGCCGGCCTTCGCCGACCGCAGGCTGCGCCGTGCCGGACGGCTGATGACGGCGGGGGTGATGCTGGGCCTCGGCGTGGTCGCCGGCTGGCTCGCCACCACCTGGCTGGTGGACGAATTCGCCCATCCCGTCGCGCCACAGAGCCTCACCTTCGTCTCGCCGGTGGCGCGCGCTCTGTTCGGCGTGCTGTTCGAGCCCACGAGCCTCGCCGAGTTCGGCGCCGGCAGCGTCTTCGGCGTCGCCCTCGGCGCCTTCGCCGCCGCCCGGTTGGCGGACGAATTCCGCTGGGAGGCTTTCGATGACCCCCGCGAGATGAAGCGGCATCTGCTCGGCGCGGTGTTCATGGGCGCGGGTGGCATTCTCTGCGGCGGCTGCACCATCGGGCAGGGGCTGACGGCCGGTTCCCTCTTCGCCCTCTCCTGGCCGCTTGCGGTAGCCGGCATGGCGGTCGGCGCGCGGCTCGGCATCGCGCTGCTGATGGAAGGCTCGCTGGCCGGCTTCGTCCGCCAGAGCGTGGCCGGCCGCTTCGACTTCCGCAATAAACCCTGA
- a CDS encoding ArsR/SmtB family transcription factor, producing MSIVSRRLEDELREGPEISPELDRLMRNARKASDFLKALSHENRLLLLCLLAEGERSVTELENILSLRQPTVSQQLARLRLDDLVTTRRDGKTIYYSLANDDVRRVISVIYDMYCGTSASDAK from the coding sequence ATGTCGATCGTTTCCAGGCGACTTGAGGACGAGCTGCGGGAAGGCCCGGAGATCTCGCCCGAGCTTGACCGCCTCATGCGCAACGCCCGCAAGGCGAGCGACTTCCTGAAAGCCCTCTCCCACGAGAACCGCCTGCTGCTCCTGTGCCTGCTGGCGGAGGGCGAGCGCTCGGTGACGGAGCTGGAGAACATCCTCTCGCTGCGCCAGCCCACCGTCTCCCAGCAGCTGGCGCGCCTGCGCCTCGACGATCTCGTCACCACGCGGCGCGACGGCAAGACCATCTATTACAGCCTCGCCAACGATGATGTGCGTCGGGTCATCTCGGTGATCTACGACATGTATTGCGGCACCTCTGCATCGGACGCAAAGTAA
- a CDS encoding thioredoxin fold domain-containing protein yields MRPSACLALAAGLIAAGLSVAFAPAASARELLMFERKGCAYCLKFDHDVAPIYEKTEEGQRAPLRRVDLSNGTPGDVVLAAPVRFTPTFVLVDEGREVGRIIGYASDEAFWGLLGSMQDTMTDRMAGARP; encoded by the coding sequence ATGCGTCCTTCAGCGTGCCTCGCGCTCGCGGCCGGCCTCATCGCCGCGGGTCTTTCTGTGGCCTTCGCGCCTGCTGCCTCGGCGCGCGAGCTGCTGATGTTCGAGCGCAAGGGCTGCGCCTATTGCCTGAAGTTCGACCACGACGTGGCGCCCATCTACGAGAAGACCGAAGAGGGGCAGCGCGCGCCGCTCCGGCGCGTGGACCTTTCCAACGGCACGCCGGGCGACGTGGTTCTGGCTGCCCCGGTCCGCTTCACGCCCACCTTCGTGCTGGTGGATGAGGGGCGCGAAGTCGGGCGCATTATTGGCTATGCTTCGGATGAAGCGTTCTGGGGCCTGCTCGGCTCGATGCAGGACACCATGACGGACAGGATGGCAGGCGCGCGGCCGTGA
- a CDS encoding cytochrome c biogenesis CcdA family protein, giving the protein MSLDVSLAGAFLAGLLSFASPCVLPLVPAYLGFLAGAATEDTEGTPARRGVLGAALLFVLGFSSVFVLLGATASSIGRVLMEHIETLTWLSGALLVLFGLHMTGLVRIPLLYRQARLEPMARPAGLIGPYVVGLAFGFGWSPCVGPVLAAILIVAGAEASVGRGMLLLGIYAAGIGIPFLIAAAFTERFLVWTRAARSRLGLVEKIAGGLLILTGIAFMTGFMPQIAQWLLDAAPGLGRIG; this is encoded by the coding sequence ATGTCTCTCGATGTCAGCCTTGCAGGGGCATTCCTTGCCGGCCTGCTCTCGTTCGCCTCGCCGTGCGTGCTGCCGCTGGTGCCGGCCTACCTCGGCTTCCTCGCGGGCGCCGCGACCGAGGACACCGAAGGTACGCCCGCGCGGCGCGGCGTCCTCGGGGCGGCGCTCTTGTTCGTGCTCGGCTTCTCCTCCGTCTTCGTGCTGCTGGGGGCCACGGCGTCCTCCATCGGGCGGGTACTGATGGAGCACATCGAGACCCTCACTTGGCTCTCCGGCGCGCTGCTGGTGCTGTTCGGCCTGCACATGACGGGGCTGGTGCGCATCCCGCTGCTCTACCGGCAGGCGCGGCTGGAGCCCATGGCGCGGCCGGCGGGGCTCATCGGGCCCTATGTGGTGGGGCTCGCCTTCGGCTTCGGCTGGTCGCCCTGCGTGGGGCCGGTTCTGGCGGCGATCCTCATCGTCGCCGGGGCCGAGGCATCGGTGGGGCGGGGAATGCTCCTGCTGGGCATCTACGCCGCCGGCATCGGCATTCCCTTCCTCATCGCCGCGGCTTTCACCGAGCGATTCCTTGTCTGGACGCGAGCGGCGCGCAGCCGGCTCGGCCTGGTGGAGAAGATCGCGGGCGGGCTGCTCATCCTGACCGGCATCGCCTTCATGACCGGCTTCATGCCGCAGATTGCCCAATGGCTGCTCGACGCCGCGCCCGGCCTTGGCCGCATCGGATAG
- a CDS encoding SoxW family protein translates to MAHPTLSRRRLLKASAGLAAALVPAGAQAKARLGDDGLYTEDWYVDSFLDLSEDFAAARGKGRGFALQWSQRGCIYCKELHTAYFADPAIETPIREAFDIVHLDLFGAREVTFLDGARLTEKALGQRERIRATPTFQFFAEVDGKPKEVARMPGLLPRPEFSALFRYVAQGAYAKEPFDAWLGKQGKG, encoded by the coding sequence ATGGCACACCCCACGCTCAGCCGCCGGCGCCTCTTGAAGGCCTCCGCCGGCCTCGCGGCCGCGCTCGTTCCCGCCGGGGCGCAGGCCAAGGCGCGCCTCGGCGATGACGGGCTCTATACGGAAGATTGGTATGTGGACAGCTTCCTCGACCTCTCCGAGGATTTCGCCGCCGCGCGCGGGAAGGGGCGGGGATTCGCGCTCCAGTGGAGCCAGCGCGGGTGCATCTATTGCAAGGAACTGCACACCGCCTATTTCGCCGATCCGGCCATCGAGACGCCCATCCGGGAGGCGTTCGATATCGTGCATCTGGATCTGTTCGGCGCGCGGGAGGTGACCTTCCTCGACGGCGCTCGCCTCACCGAGAAGGCGCTCGGCCAGCGCGAGCGCATCCGCGCCACGCCTACCTTCCAGTTCTTCGCGGAGGTGGATGGAAAGCCCAAGGAGGTGGCGCGCATGCCGGGCCTTCTGCCGCGGCCGGAATTCTCCGCCTTGTTCCGCTATGTGGCGCAAGGGGCCTATGCGAAAGAGCCCTTCGATGCGTGGCTCGGCAAGCAGGGCAAGGGCTGA
- the soxX gene encoding sulfur oxidation c-type cytochrome SoxX: MKTIIIAAALLLPEVAFAQQIPPAPPAVVDRVVKESFTKLPDGWAARLVPDETMEICSVTRNQPSAKEADAIMAREAKTVKYPQGSVLGDWKKGAEVAQNGRGGQFSDPPGTVSGGNCYACHQMDPKEVSYGTLGPSLVNYGAERKFSAEDAKATYAKVYNAQAVFACSSMPRFGHNGVLSEEQMKDVVAYLFDPNSPVNKPAK; this comes from the coding sequence ATGAAGACAATCATCATCGCCGCGGCGCTTCTTCTCCCTGAGGTCGCTTTCGCGCAGCAGATCCCCCCTGCCCCGCCCGCCGTGGTGGACAGGGTGGTGAAGGAGAGCTTCACCAAGCTGCCGGACGGCTGGGCCGCGCGGCTCGTGCCGGACGAGACCATGGAAATCTGCTCCGTCACGCGCAATCAGCCCTCTGCCAAAGAGGCGGACGCTATCATGGCCCGCGAGGCCAAGACGGTGAAGTATCCGCAGGGCAGCGTGCTCGGCGACTGGAAGAAGGGCGCCGAGGTGGCGCAGAATGGGCGCGGCGGACAGTTCTCCGATCCGCCAGGCACGGTGAGCGGCGGCAATTGCTACGCCTGCCACCAGATGGACCCGAAGGAAGTCAGCTACGGCACCCTCGGGCCGAGCCTCGTCAACTACGGCGCGGAGCGCAAATTCTCCGCCGAGGATGCGAAAGCCACCTACGCCAAGGTCTACAATGCGCAGGCCGTCTTCGCCTGCTCGTCCATGCCGCGCTTCGGGCACAACGGGGTGCTCAGCGAGGAGCAGATGAAGGACGTGGTGGCCTATCTGTTCGATCCCAACTCGCCGGTGAACAAGCCGGCGAAATGA
- the soxA gene encoding sulfur oxidation c-type cytochrome SoxA, translating to MRPKATFLTCLCALALALSPMVTARAQDDASEKEIERYRAMINDPMANPGYLAVDRGEAIWADPRGTKNVSLETCDLGQGPGKLEGAYAALPRYFADAGKVMDLEQRLLWCMDKIQGVDIKPIMAKPFSGPGRGSDMEDLVAFIANKSNGMKIDIPLAHAKEKEAYGIGEALFYRRSSINDFSCSTCHGEPGKRIRLQGLPQLDKPGKDAQLTMASWPTYRVSQSSLRTMQHRLWDCYRQMRMPAPDYASEVVTALTVFLQAQAAGGELNVPSIKR from the coding sequence ATGCGACCCAAAGCCACGTTTCTCACATGCCTGTGCGCCCTCGCCCTGGCGCTCTCACCCATGGTCACGGCACGCGCGCAGGACGACGCGAGCGAGAAGGAGATCGAGCGCTACCGCGCCATGATCAACGATCCCATGGCCAATCCCGGCTACCTCGCCGTGGATCGCGGCGAGGCCATCTGGGCCGATCCGCGCGGCACCAAGAACGTCTCTCTTGAGACCTGTGACCTCGGCCAGGGGCCGGGCAAGCTGGAAGGCGCCTACGCCGCTCTGCCGCGCTATTTCGCGGACGCCGGCAAGGTGATGGACCTCGAGCAGCGCCTGCTGTGGTGCATGGACAAGATCCAGGGCGTGGACATCAAGCCCATCATGGCCAAGCCCTTCTCCGGCCCCGGCCGCGGCTCGGACATGGAGGATCTCGTCGCCTTCATCGCCAACAAGTCGAACGGCATGAAGATCGACATCCCGCTTGCCCATGCCAAGGAGAAGGAGGCCTATGGCATCGGCGAGGCGCTGTTCTACCGGCGCTCGTCCATCAACGACTTCTCCTGCTCCACCTGCCACGGGGAACCCGGCAAGCGCATCCGGCTCCAGGGCCTGCCGCAGCTCGACAAGCCGGGCAAGGACGCCCAGCTCACCATGGCCTCCTGGCCCACCTACCGCGTCTCCCAGAGTTCGCTCCGGACCATGCAGCACCGGCTGTGGGACTGCTATCGGCAGATGCGGATGCCCGCTCCCGATTATGCCTCGGAAGTCGTTACGGCACTCACCGTCTTCCTGCAGGCGCAGGCGGCCGGTGGCGAGCTGAACGTGCCGTCCATCAAGCGCTGA